One Candidatus Planktophila limnetica DNA segment encodes these proteins:
- a CDS encoding DNA-directed RNA polymerase subunit beta' yields MLDVNFFDELRIGLASADHIREWSFGEVKKPETINYRTLKPEKDGLFDEKIFGPTRDWECYCGKYKRVRFKGIICERCGVEVTRAKVRRERMGHIELAAPVTHIWYFKGVPSRLGYLLDLAPKDLEKVIYFAAYMITEVDKEAREEDMPQLEKKLANDRKKIETRRDNDLDVRTKKLEADIAELESEDAKSDVKRKVRESAERELKGLRDRSERELNRLEDVWTRFKNLKVQDLEGDENLYREMRDRYGMYFKGDMGAAAIKKRLETFDLETEYKILTDLSENGKGAKKTRAIKRLKVVNAFMTTSNHPASMVLDCVPVIPPDLRPMVQLDGGRFATSDLNDLYRRVINRNNRLKRLADLGAPEIIVNNEKRMLQEAVDALFDNGRRGRPVTGPGNRALKSLSDMLKGKQGRFRQNLLGKRVDYSGRSVIVVGPQLKLHQCGLPKQMALELFKPFVMKRLVDLNHAQNIKSAKRMVERARPVVWDVLEEVIAEHPVLLNRAPTLHRLGIQAFEPQLVEGKAIQIHPLVCTAFNADFDGDQMAVHLPLSAEAQAEARILMLSSNNILSPANGRPITTPTQDMVLGLYWLTMEREAELGEGRAFSSVAEAIMAHDQHTVSLQAKVKIRLSTTGQTLSTTVGRALFNEALPADFRFVDVDVTKKQLGQIVDELAEFYPKVVVAETLDALKSLGFHWASRAGATIGIEDVVTPPRKLEILETYETQADKVQSQYEKGLITDDERRQELIEIWTKATAEVGKEMEENFPRVNPVWMMVTSGARGNMMQIRQIAGMRGLVANPKGEIIPRPIKSNFREGLSVLEYFISTHGARKGLADTALRTADSGYLTRRLCDVAQDVIIREEDCGTDRGLVLPIASRQQSGGLVKHDHVETSVYGRTLADDIEVDGKVIATAGTDLGDRVIAALVEAGVDEVKIRSVLTCDSKVGQCAACYGRSLASGQLVAVGEAVGIIAAQSIGEPGTQLTMRTFHTGGVAGDDITHGLPRIVELFEARTPKGVAPIAETAGVVSFREDAKGKKIIVTPDDGGEEVAYPITRRQKLLVEEGSRVDVGQKMVVGAIDPKQVLRILGPRATQVHLVNEIQSVYRSQGVGIHDKHIEVIVRQMLKRITVLEAGDADLLPGELVERGRFETENRRVVTTGGKAASGRPELMGITKASLATESWLSAASFQETTRVLTDAALSEKSDPLLGLKENVIIGKLIPAGTGLARYRNIRVEPTEEAKAAVYAAYDEYDFTPFESAGSGEAVRLDEVEVPR; encoded by the coding sequence ATGTTAGATGTTAACTTCTTTGATGAATTGCGAATTGGTTTAGCTTCGGCTGACCACATCCGTGAGTGGTCATTTGGCGAAGTAAAGAAGCCAGAGACAATTAACTACCGCACACTAAAGCCTGAAAAGGATGGACTCTTTGACGAGAAGATCTTCGGACCAACTCGTGACTGGGAATGTTATTGCGGTAAGTACAAGCGCGTGCGCTTCAAGGGAATTATCTGCGAACGTTGCGGTGTTGAAGTTACTCGCGCAAAGGTACGTCGCGAACGTATGGGACACATCGAACTTGCTGCTCCAGTAACACATATCTGGTACTTCAAGGGTGTTCCATCACGTCTTGGATATTTACTAGACCTTGCACCTAAGGATCTAGAAAAAGTAATTTACTTTGCTGCCTACATGATCACAGAAGTTGATAAAGAGGCTCGCGAAGAAGATATGCCACAACTTGAAAAGAAGTTGGCAAATGATCGCAAGAAGATTGAAACACGTCGCGATAACGATCTAGACGTTCGCACCAAAAAGCTCGAGGCAGATATTGCTGAACTCGAGTCAGAAGATGCGAAGTCAGATGTAAAGCGAAAAGTACGCGAGAGTGCTGAGCGCGAACTCAAGGGACTTCGTGATCGTTCAGAGCGCGAACTCAATCGTTTAGAAGATGTGTGGACTCGCTTTAAAAACCTTAAGGTTCAAGATCTCGAAGGTGATGAAAACCTTTACCGCGAAATGCGTGATCGTTATGGAATGTATTTCAAGGGAGATATGGGCGCGGCTGCAATTAAGAAGCGCCTTGAAACTTTCGATCTTGAAACTGAGTACAAGATTCTTACCGATCTTTCTGAGAACGGAAAAGGCGCAAAGAAGACTCGCGCTATCAAGCGTCTAAAGGTCGTTAATGCATTCATGACAACAAGTAACCACCCAGCATCAATGGTTCTTGATTGCGTTCCAGTTATTCCGCCTGATCTACGTCCGATGGTTCAACTAGATGGTGGTCGTTTTGCGACTTCAGATCTCAACGATCTTTACCGTCGTGTTATTAACCGCAACAACCGTTTGAAGCGTCTTGCTGATCTCGGTGCACCAGAAATTATCGTTAACAATGAAAAGCGCATGCTTCAAGAAGCAGTTGACGCACTCTTTGATAACGGTCGTCGTGGACGTCCAGTAACAGGTCCAGGAAACCGTGCACTTAAATCACTTTCAGACATGCTCAAGGGTAAGCAAGGACGTTTCCGTCAGAACTTGCTCGGTAAGCGCGTTGATTATTCAGGTCGTTCTGTAATTGTTGTTGGCCCACAGTTGAAGTTACATCAGTGTGGTCTTCCAAAGCAGATGGCACTGGAACTCTTTAAGCCATTCGTAATGAAGCGTCTTGTTGACCTTAACCACGCGCAGAACATTAAATCTGCAAAGCGCATGGTTGAACGTGCTCGTCCAGTTGTGTGGGATGTTCTAGAAGAAGTTATTGCAGAACACCCTGTACTACTTAACCGTGCACCAACCCTGCACCGTCTAGGTATTCAAGCTTTTGAACCACAATTGGTTGAAGGTAAAGCAATTCAGATTCACCCACTCGTATGTACAGCATTTAACGCTGACTTCGACGGTGACCAGATGGCTGTTCACTTGCCGCTATCTGCTGAAGCGCAGGCCGAAGCACGTATCTTGATGTTGTCTTCAAACAACATTTTATCTCCTGCTAATGGTCGTCCAATTACTACACCAACACAGGACATGGTTCTTGGTCTTTATTGGCTCACAATGGAGCGCGAAGCAGAACTCGGCGAAGGCCGCGCATTCTCTTCAGTTGCTGAAGCAATCATGGCTCATGATCAGCACACAGTTTCATTGCAAGCAAAGGTAAAGATTCGCCTATCTACAACGGGTCAAACTCTTTCTACAACTGTTGGTCGCGCATTGTTTAATGAAGCGCTTCCTGCAGATTTTCGTTTCGTAGATGTTGACGTAACAAAGAAGCAACTAGGACAAATCGTTGACGAACTCGCTGAGTTCTATCCAAAGGTTGTCGTTGCTGAAACTCTCGATGCACTGAAGTCACTTGGTTTCCACTGGGCATCACGCGCCGGTGCAACTATTGGTATCGAAGATGTTGTTACACCTCCTCGTAAACTTGAAATTCTTGAAACCTATGAAACACAGGCTGACAAGGTTCAATCACAATACGAAAAGGGACTCATCACAGATGACGAGCGCCGTCAAGAACTCATTGAGATCTGGACAAAGGCAACAGCTGAAGTTGGTAAAGAGATGGAAGAAAACTTCCCTCGCGTCAATCCAGTGTGGATGATGGTTACTTCAGGTGCTCGTGGAAATATGATGCAGATTCGTCAGATCGCAGGTATGCGCGGACTTGTCGCTAACCCAAAGGGTGAAATTATTCCTCGCCCAATTAAGTCAAACTTCCGCGAAGGTCTTTCTGTACTTGAGTACTTCATTTCTACTCACGGTGCACGTAAGGGTCTTGCAGATACAGCGCTTCGTACCGCTGACTCTGGTTACCTCACACGTCGTCTCTGCGACGTTGCACAAGATGTAATTATTCGTGAAGAAGATTGCGGTACTGATCGCGGTCTAGTTCTTCCAATTGCATCTCGTCAACAATCAGGTGGACTTGTAAAGCATGATCACGTTGAAACATCTGTATACGGTCGAACCCTTGCTGATGACATCGAAGTTGATGGCAAAGTAATTGCAACTGCTGGTACAGATCTTGGTGATCGCGTTATCGCAGCACTTGTTGAAGCAGGCGTGGACGAAGTAAAGATTCGCTCAGTTCTTACTTGCGATAGCAAGGTCGGACAGTGCGCAGCTTGCTACGGTCGCTCACTTGCATCAGGTCAACTCGTTGCAGTTGGTGAAGCAGTCGGAATCATTGCAGCACAATCAATCGGTGAACCAGGTACACAGCTAACAATGCGTACCTTCCACACTGGTGGTGTTGCAGGAGATGACATCACTCACGGTCTTCCACGTATCGTTGAACTCTTCGAAGCACGCACACCTAAGGGTGTTGCACCAATTGCAGAAACCGCGGGTGTTGTTTCATTCCGTGAAGATGCAAAGGGCAAGAAGATCATCGTTACACCAGATGATGGTGGCGAAGAAGTTGCTTACCCAATTACACGTCGTCAGAAGTTACTTGTTGAAGAAGGTTCACGCGTTGATGTCGGCCAGAAGATGGTTGTCGGTGCGATTGATCCAAAGCAGGTACTTCGTATTCTTGGACCACGTGCAACTCAAGTTCACTTGGTAAATGAAATTCAATCTGTATACCGCTCACAAGGTGTAGGTATTCACGATAAGCACATCGAAGTAATTGTTCGTCAAATGCTCAAGCGCATTACAGTGCTTGAAGCAGGCGATGCTGATCTACTTCCAGGTGAACTCGTTGAACGCGGTCGCTTTGAGACAGAAAACCGTCGCGTTGTCACAACTGGTGGCAAGGCAGCATCTGGTCGTCCAGAACTTATGGGAATCACGAAGGCGTCCCTTGCAACTGAGTCATGGTTATCAGCTGCTTCCTTCCAAGAAACCACTCGAGTTCTAACCGATGCGGCCCTGTCTGAGAAGAGCGATCCACTTCTTGGCCTCAAGGAGAACGTCATCATCGGTAAGTTGATCCCAGCTGGAACCGGTCTTGCTCGTTACCGCAATATCCGAGTTGAGCCAACGGAAGAAGCAAAGGCAGCGGTTTATGCGGCCTATGACGAGTATGACTTCACACCATTTGAGTCAGCCGGCTCAGGTGAAGCAGTTCGCCTCGATGAAGTAGAGGTTCCTCGCTAA
- the rpsL gene encoding 30S ribosomal protein S12 encodes MPTIQQLVRRGRAEKTTKTSTPALKGSPQRRGVCTRVYTTTPKKPNSALRKVARVRLTSGMEITAYIPGEGHNLQEHSIVLVRGGRVKDLPGVRYKIIRGSLDTQGVKNRKQSRSRYGAKREKKAS; translated from the coding sequence GTGCCAACAATTCAACAGCTAGTTCGACGTGGTCGTGCAGAAAAGACTACGAAGACAAGCACACCTGCGTTAAAGGGTTCACCTCAACGTCGTGGTGTTTGCACACGTGTTTATACAACAACACCTAAGAAGCCAAACTCTGCGCTTCGTAAAGTTGCACGTGTTCGTCTAACTAGCGGTATGGAAATTACTGCATACATCCCTGGCGAAGGTCACAACTTGCAAGAGCACTCCATTGTTCTTGTACGTGGCGGTCGTGTTAAGGATCTTCCTGGAGTTCGTTACAAAATTATTCGCGGTTCACTCGATACACAAGGTGTAAAAAATCGTAAGCAATCACGTTCGCGTTACGGTGCCAAGAGAGAGAAGAAGGCTTCCTAA
- the rpsG gene encoding 30S ribosomal protein S7: MPRKGPAVKTPVISDPVYNSPVVTSLINKLLLHGKRSTAEAIVYGALEGCREKTQVDPIITLKRALENIKPAVEVRSRRVGGATYQVPVEVKAGRSTTLALRWLVDFSRLRREKSMAERLQNELIDASNGLGAAVKRREDTHKMAEANKAFAHYRW, translated from the coding sequence ATGCCACGTAAAGGTCCTGCAGTAAAGACTCCTGTAATTTCTGATCCTGTTTACAACTCACCAGTTGTTACATCACTGATTAACAAACTTCTTTTGCACGGTAAGCGTTCAACAGCTGAAGCAATTGTTTATGGTGCTCTTGAAGGATGCCGCGAAAAAACTCAAGTAGATCCAATTATTACTTTGAAGCGCGCACTTGAAAACATCAAGCCAGCAGTTGAAGTTCGCTCACGTCGTGTGGGTGGAGCAACGTATCAAGTACCGGTTGAAGTTAAAGCTGGTCGCTCAACAACTTTGGCACTTCGCTGGTTAGTTGATTTCTCTCGCCTACGTCGCGAGAAGTCAATGGCAGAGCGTCTGCAAAATGAATTAATCGATGCAAGCAATGGCCTTGGCGCCGCTGTTAAGCGTCGCGAAGATACTCACAAAATGGCAGAAGCAAACAAGGCGTTTGCTCACTACCGCTGGTAA
- the fusA gene encoding elongation factor G has product MAAENIDLAKVRNIGIMAHIDAGKTTTTERILFYTGINYKIGEVHEGAATMDWMEQEQERGITITSAATTCMWHDHLINIIDTPGHVDFTVEVERSLRVLDGAVAVFDGVAGVEPQSETVWRQADRYSVPRICFINKLDRTGANFDMCVGMIKSRLNAVALVLQIPIGNEADFLGVVDLIAMKALVWPGETKKGEDYLVEEIPANLLEKAKQARHEMIETLAENDDTVMEKYLEGIDPTEDEIIAGIRRATLAAKLTPVLTGSAFKNKGVQPMLDAVTRYLPSPLDVEAIVGTDMDDKTIEIKRYPKNDEPFSALAFKIMSDPHLGKLTFIRVYSGVLETGSSILNSTKDRKERIGKIYQMHANKREERDSVGAGMIVAVMGLKDTTTGETLCDTAKPVILESMDFPAPVISVAIEPKTKGDQEKLGVAIQRLSEEDPTFHVKTDEETGQTIIAGMGELHLEILVDRMRREFKVEANVGKPQVAYRETLRKAVARHDYTHKKQTGGSGQFAKIQIAIEPLPTGVVEGGYEFVNKITGGRVPREYIPSVDQGCQEAMTSGPLAGYPLTDVRVSLLDGAYHDVDSSELAFKIAGIAAFKEAAKLADPAILEPVMKVEVITPEDFMGDVIGDINSRRGQIQAMDERSGARVVRALVPLSEMFGYVGDLRSRTQGRASYSMEFDSYAEVPGNVAKEIIAKVRGE; this is encoded by the coding sequence GTGGCCGCAGAGAACATCGACCTAGCCAAGGTTCGCAACATTGGAATCATGGCTCACATCGACGCGGGCAAAACTACAACCACTGAGCGCATCCTTTTTTACACCGGTATCAATTACAAAATTGGTGAAGTCCACGAAGGCGCAGCAACGATGGACTGGATGGAGCAAGAGCAAGAGCGCGGTATCACTATTACATCTGCGGCTACTACTTGTATGTGGCACGACCATCTGATCAACATTATTGACACACCTGGTCACGTTGACTTCACAGTAGAAGTAGAACGTTCACTTCGTGTTCTAGATGGAGCAGTTGCAGTATTCGATGGTGTTGCAGGTGTGGAGCCACAATCAGAAACAGTATGGCGCCAAGCAGATCGTTATTCAGTTCCTCGTATTTGTTTTATTAATAAGTTAGACCGCACAGGTGCAAACTTTGATATGTGCGTTGGCATGATTAAGTCTCGTCTTAATGCTGTTGCACTAGTTCTTCAGATTCCAATTGGCAACGAAGCTGACTTCCTCGGAGTTGTAGATCTCATTGCGATGAAGGCACTTGTTTGGCCAGGAGAAACTAAGAAGGGTGAGGATTACCTCGTAGAAGAAATCCCAGCGAATCTTTTGGAAAAGGCAAAGCAAGCTCGTCACGAAATGATTGAAACTCTTGCTGAAAATGATGACACAGTCATGGAGAAGTACCTTGAAGGTATTGACCCAACTGAAGATGAAATTATTGCCGGTATCCGTCGCGCAACACTTGCAGCAAAACTCACACCAGTTCTTACAGGTTCTGCATTTAAGAACAAGGGTGTTCAGCCAATGCTTGATGCTGTTACTCGTTATCTTCCAAGCCCACTCGATGTTGAAGCAATCGTGGGAACAGATATGGATGACAAGACAATCGAAATCAAGCGCTATCCAAAGAATGACGAACCATTCTCAGCACTTGCATTTAAAATCATGTCAGATCCACACCTTGGAAAACTTACATTTATTCGTGTGTACTCAGGTGTTCTTGAAACTGGCTCATCAATTCTGAACTCAACTAAGGATCGCAAAGAACGTATCGGAAAGATTTATCAGATGCACGCAAACAAGCGCGAAGAACGCGACTCTGTTGGTGCTGGAATGATCGTGGCAGTGATGGGTCTTAAGGACACCACAACGGGTGAAACACTCTGTGACACTGCAAAGCCAGTAATCCTTGAATCAATGGATTTCCCAGCACCAGTTATCTCTGTGGCTATTGAACCTAAGACAAAGGGTGACCAAGAAAAACTCGGCGTTGCTATTCAGCGTCTGTCAGAAGAAGATCCAACATTTCACGTTAAAACTGATGAAGAAACTGGTCAGACAATCATCGCTGGTATGGGTGAATTACACCTTGAAATTCTTGTAGACCGTATGCGTCGCGAATTTAAAGTCGAAGCTAACGTTGGTAAGCCACAAGTTGCTTACCGCGAAACACTTCGTAAGGCTGTTGCGCGTCACGATTACACACACAAAAAGCAGACTGGTGGTTCTGGACAGTTTGCAAAGATTCAGATTGCAATCGAACCTCTTCCAACTGGTGTTGTTGAAGGTGGTTACGAATTCGTAAACAAGATCACTGGTGGTCGCGTTCCACGCGAGTACATCCCATCTGTTGATCAAGGGTGCCAAGAAGCAATGACCTCAGGTCCTCTTGCTGGTTACCCACTCACTGATGTACGCGTAAGTCTTCTTGATGGCGCTTATCACGATGTTGACTCATCGGAATTGGCCTTCAAGATTGCTGGTATCGCAGCATTTAAGGAAGCAGCAAAACTTGCTGATCCTGCGATTCTCGAACCAGTTATGAAAGTCGAAGTTATTACCCCTGAAGACTTCATGGGTGATGTCATCGGCGATATCAACAGTCGTCGTGGTCAAATCCAGGCCATGGACGAGCGGTCAGGTGCCCGCGTTGTTAGGGCGCTAGTTCCGTTGTCAGAGATGTTCGGCTATGTCGGAGATCTCCGCTCCAGAACACAAGGTCGCGCGAGCTACAGCATGGAGTTCGATTCGTATGCAGAAGTACCAGGCAACGTAGCGAAGGAAATCATTGCAAAAGTTCGTGGCGAATAA
- the tuf gene encoding elongation factor Tu has product MAKAKFERTKPHVNIGTIGHIDHGKTTLTAAISKVLHDKFPTLNAATAFSDIDKAPEERQRGITISIAHIEYQTEKRHYAHVDCPGHADYIKNMITGAAQMDGAILVVAATDGPMPQTKEHVLLARQVGVPSIVVALNKSDMVDDEEILELVEMEVRELLSKYEFPGDDTPIVRISALKALEGDAAWGEKIMELMDAVDSFIPQPAREIDKPFLMPVEDVFTITGRGTVITGRIERGVVKVNEEVEIVGIRVDAQKTTVTGVEMFRKLLDEGQAGENVGLLLRGLKREDVERGQVVCKPGSITPHTEFDASAYILSKDEGGRHTPFFNNYRPQFYFRTTDVTGVVTLPSGTEMVMPGDNTEMAVQLIQPIAMEEGLRFAIREGGRTVGAGRVTKIKK; this is encoded by the coding sequence ATGGCAAAGGCCAAGTTCGAGCGCACAAAGCCGCACGTAAACATCGGCACCATCGGTCACATTGACCACGGTAAGACAACTCTTACTGCGGCAATTTCCAAGGTGTTGCACGACAAGTTTCCAACACTGAATGCAGCTACTGCATTCTCAGATATCGATAAGGCTCCTGAAGAGCGTCAACGCGGTATTACAATCTCTATTGCTCACATCGAGTATCAAACAGAGAAGCGTCACTACGCACACGTTGACTGCCCAGGTCACGCTGACTACATCAAAAACATGATCACTGGTGCTGCACAGATGGATGGAGCAATCCTCGTCGTTGCCGCAACAGATGGTCCAATGCCACAGACAAAGGAGCACGTTCTCCTTGCACGTCAAGTAGGCGTTCCTTCAATCGTTGTTGCACTTAATAAGAGCGACATGGTTGATGACGAAGAAATTCTTGAACTCGTTGAAATGGAAGTTCGCGAACTTCTCAGCAAGTACGAGTTCCCAGGCGATGACACTCCAATCGTTCGCATCTCAGCGCTAAAGGCTCTTGAAGGAGACGCAGCATGGGGCGAGAAGATTATGGAACTAATGGACGCGGTTGATTCATTTATTCCACAACCAGCTCGTGAAATTGACAAGCCATTCCTTATGCCAGTTGAAGACGTTTTCACAATCACAGGTCGTGGAACTGTTATCACTGGTCGTATCGAGCGCGGCGTTGTTAAGGTCAACGAAGAAGTTGAAATCGTTGGTATCCGTGTTGACGCACAAAAGACAACTGTTACAGGTGTTGAAATGTTCCGTAAGTTGCTCGATGAAGGTCAAGCAGGCGAGAACGTTGGTCTATTGCTTCGCGGTCTAAAGCGTGAAGATGTAGAGCGTGGTCAGGTTGTTTGCAAGCCTGGTTCAATCACACCTCACACAGAGTTCGATGCATCTGCATACATCCTTTCAAAGGATGAAGGCGGTCGTCACACTCCATTCTTTAATAACTACCGTCCACAGTTCTACTTCCGTACAACTGACGTAACTGGCGTAGTAACACTTCCTTCAGGTACAGAAATGGTTATGCCTGGCGATAACACTGAGATGGCTGTTCAGCTCATCCAGCCAATCGCTATGGAAGAAGGCCTTCGCTTCGCAATCCGCGAAGGTGGCCGCACAGTAGGTGCAGGTCGCGTTACAAAGATCAAGAAGTAA